One region of Oryza glaberrima chromosome 7, OglaRS2, whole genome shotgun sequence genomic DNA includes:
- the LOC127779882 gene encoding probable carboxylesterase 15 codes for MAAERVVVDECRGVLFVYSDGAVERRAAPGFATPVRDDGSVEWKDAVFDAARGLGVRLYRPRERGGGRLPVFFYYHGGGFCIGSRTWPNCQNYCLRLAAELGAVVVAPDYRLAPEHRLPAAFEDAENALLWLASQARPGGDTWVAEAADFGRVFVSGDSAGGTIAHHLAVRFGSASGRAELAPARVAGYVQLMPFFGGVERTPSEAACPDDAFLNRDLNDRYWRLSLPAGGATADHPFSNPFGPASPDLAAAEFAPTLVVVGGRDLLRDRALDYAARLAAMGKPVEALEFEGQQHGFFTIDPWSAASGDLMRAVKRFVDTDGGGGGGVARLDG; via the coding sequence aTGGCGGCGGAGCGCGTGGTGGTCGACGAGTGCCGCGGCGTGCTGTTCGTGTACAGCGACGGCGCCGTGGAGCGCAGGGCCGCGCCCGGGTTCGCGACGCCGGTGCGGGACGACGGGAGCGTGGAGTGGAAGGACGCGGTGTTCGACGCGGCGCGCGGGCTCGGCGTCCGCCTGTACCGGCCgcgggagcgcggcggcgggcggctgccGGTGTTCTTCTACTACCACGGCGGCGGGTTCTGCATCGGGTCGCGCACCTGGCCCAACTGCCAGAACTACTGCCTCCGGTTGGCGGCCGAGCtgggcgccgtcgtcgtcgcgcccgACTACCGCCTCGCTCCCGAGCACCGCCTCCCCGCGGCGTTCGAGGACGCCGAGAACGCGCTCCTCTGGCTCGCCTCGCAGGCGCGCCCCGGCGGCGACACGTGGGTCGCCGAGGCGGCCGACTTCGGGCGGGTGTTCGTCTCCGGCGACTCGGCCGGCGGCACCATCGCGCACCACCTCGCCGTGCGGTTCGGctccgcctccgggcgcgccgaGCTGGCGCCCGCGCGCGTCGCCGGCTACGTCCAGCTCATGCCGTTCttcggcggcgtggagcggacGCCGTCGGAGGCGGCGTGCCCCGACGACGCGTTCCTCAACCGCGACCTCAACGACCGCTACTGGCGGCTCTCCctgccggcgggcggcgccacggcggaCCACCCGTTCTCCAACCCGTTCGGGCCGGCGAGCCccgacctcgccgcggcggagtTCGCGCCGACGCTGGTGGTGGTCGGCGGGCGCGACCTCCTCCGCGACCGCGCGCTGGACTACGCGGCGAGGCTGGCGGCGATGGGGAAGCCCGTGGAGGCGCTGGAGTTCGAGGGGCAGCAGCATGGCTTCTTCACCATCGACCCCtggtccgccgcctccggcgacctCATGCGCGCCGTCAAGCGCTTCGTTgacaccgacggcggcggcggcggcggcgtcgcccgcCTCGACGGCTGA
- the LOC127779881 gene encoding D-lactate dehydrogenase [cytochrome], mitochondrial: MATAAAALLRLSRSRRPLLPLSSLRLPPPAPYHHHSQTPPSSSSSSSHARLPAFLSFLAAAAAGGTTVALCGSGVDHRVGGKESTELVVRGERKRVPNEFIDELASFLGENLTVDYEERHYHGTPQNSFHKAVNVPDVVVFPRSQDEVQKIVMACNKYKVPIVPYGGATSIEGHTLAPHGGVCINMSLMKKIKSLHVEDMDVVVEPGVGWIELNEYLKPYGLFFPLDPGPGATIGGMCATRCSGSLAVRYGTMRDNVINLQAVLPNGDVVKTGSRARKSAAGYDLARLIIGSEGTLGVITEVTVRLQKLPSHSVVAMCNFQTIKDAADVAIATMLSGIQVSRVELLDEVQIRAINMANGKNLPEVPTLMFEFIGTEAYALEQTLLVQKIATEHHGSDFVFVEEPDAKEELWKIRKEALWAGFAMKPDHEAMITDVCVPLSRLAECISVSKEKLDASPLTCLVIAHAGDGNFHTIILFDPSQEDQRREAERLNHFMVHTALSMEGTCTGEHGVGTGKMKYLEKELGIESLRTMKRIKAALDPNNIMNPGKLIPPHVCI, from the exons atggccaccgccgccgccgcgctcctccgcctctcccgctcccgccgcccgctcctccccctctcctccctccgcctcccgcctcccgccccgtaccaccaccactcccaaaccccaccctcctcctcctcctcctcctcccacgcccgcctccccgccttcctctccttcctcgccgccgccgccgccggaggaacGACCGTCGCCCTCTGCGGCTCCGGCGTCGACCACCG GGTCGGGGGCAAGGAGAGCACCGAGCTGGTGGTGCGCGGGGAGCGGAAGCGCGTGCCCAACGAGTTCATCGACGAGCTCGCTTCCTTCCTCGGG GAGAACCTGACGGTGGACTACGAGGAGAGGCACTACCATGGCACGCCGCAGAACAGCTTCCACAAGGCAGTCAATGTGCCCGATGTCGTCGTCTTCCCGAG GTCCCAGGATGAGGTACAGAAGATTGTGATGGCTTGTAACAAGTACAAG GTGCCAATTGTACCATATGGTGGGGCTACATCAATTGAGGGTCACACGTTGGCACCTCATGGTGGTGTTTGCATTAACATGTCTTTGATGAAG AAAATCAAATCCCTGCATGTTGAGGATATGGATGTAGTTGTTGAACCAGGAGTTGGATGGATTGAGCTGAATGAGTACCTGAAACCATATGGCCTCTTTTTCCCTCTTGACCCAG GGCCTGGGGCCACTATTGGAGGAATGTGTGCTACTCGCTGTTCTGGTTCACTAGCTGTGAG GTACGGAACAATGCGGGACAATGTGATTAACCTCCAG GCTGTTCTACCTAATGGTGATGTTGTCAAGACGGGTTCTCGAGCCCGAAAGAGTGCAGCTGG ATACGATCTTGCTCGTTTGATCATTGGAAGTGAAGGAACTTTAGGGGTAATTACAGAAGTGACTGTACGTCTTCAAAAGCTTCCATCTCATTCCGTG GTTGCAATGTGCAATTTTCAAACAATTAAGGATGCTGCTGATGTTGCTATTGCAACAATGCTTTCTGGTATacag GTCTCAAGAGTGGAATTGTTGGATGAGGTTCAGATAAGGGCAATTAACATGGCAAATGGTAAAAACTTACCTGAAGTACCAACCTTGATGTTCGAATTCATAGGGACAG AAGcctatgctcttgaacaaacacTATTGGTTCAAAAGATTGCCACAGAACACCATGGATCTGATTTTGTTTTTGTAGAAGAGCCGGATGCTAAAGAGGAGTTATGGAAG ATTAGGAAGGAAGCACTTTGGGCCGGTTTTGCCATGAAACCTGATCATGAGGCTATGATAACG GATGTTTGTGTTCCTTTGTCTAGACTTGCAGAATGCATATCTGTCTCAAAGGAAAAGCTTGATGCATCACCATTGACTTG TTTGGTTATCGCTCATGCTGGTGATGGAAACTTCCACACAATAATCCTATTTGACCCTAGTCAAGAAGACCAACGACGTGAAGCGGAGAGGCTAAACCATTTCATGGTTCATACTGCTCTCTCTATGGAAG GTACCTGTACAGGAGAGCATGGTGTAGGTACAGGGAAAATGAAG TACCTAGAGAAAGAGCTGGGCATCGAGTCGCTAAGGACGATGAAAAGAATAAAGGCTGCGTTGGATCCCAACAATATCATGAATCCAGGGAAACTGATTCCACCTCATGTCTGCATTTGA